A region of the Deltaproteobacteria bacterium genome:
TAGGAGCACCGCTAAATGGGGAAAATCAGCGGTGAACTTGTTGTCTTATTGATATGTAAAGTAACAAAGCGAATACGCTAAAGCAAGATAAGAGGTAATAACTTTCTTTATTTTTTCGTATTAGTAAGGCTCATCTCCGGCGCTCGACCAGTACTCCTTCCGCTAGCAAATGCTTCACCTCTTCTGGCGTGCGTTTGAGATATTGCGTGAGCACTTCGACGTTGTGCTGTCCGAGCGTGGCGGCTGCCAATGGTAGTTCTTCGGGGAATTCTGAAAATTTCAAGGGAAAGCCGGGCACGTCAATGTCACCACCGTAGGCAGAATCTTGGATCGTACGGACTGTTCCGCGCGCGCGTAAATGCGGATGGTCGAGTGTTTCAGCGACAGAGAGGACTGGTGCGACAGGCACGTCAAATTTTTCCATATGAGAGACGGCGCTGCTCACATCGGGAAATGTGTGGAGCCAATCCTCAATAATCTTCACTACGGCATCCCGTCTTTCCAGGCGAGCCAGGTCCGTGCTGTACAGTGGATCTTCGATAAGGTCTGGTCGATCCATCGCTCGACAGAGGTCTGGCCAATGATGAAAGAAGCTCATAATCACCACGTAGCCGCCAGTCGCGCGAAATACACCACCAGGGCTGAGGTAGGTCATGTGGCGACCAACTCGTGTGGGTTTCACTTTTCCACCGCTCGCTCTGACTTGATGAACGTTCACTTCATGAAAGTGGTAGTACACATCGAGGAGGGCGACATCGAGATGTTGTCCTCGCCCGGTCCGGTCACGATGCCGCAGCGCGGCTAACACAGCTAGTGCGCCATGTACACCTGTATTGACATCTCCTAATCCAACTAAAGGAATATAGGGCGCTTCATCTTCATCGCCGATCATCGACGTGACGCCTGCATATGCTTGGGCGATATAGTCATAGCCTGGCTTCTGAGCGAGAGGCCCAGTTTGTCCCATAGCGGAAATTGAACAGAGAATAATATCCGACTTGAGTTCACGGAGTCGTTCATAGCTCAAGCCCATATCTGCCATCACGCCAGGTTTGAAGTTTTCCACCACGACATCGACGTGCCGTACGAGCTCGACGACGAGTGCCATGCCACGTGGATCACGCAGATTCACGCACAAACTCTTCTTGCCGCGGTTATGCTGGACATAGAAGAGGCTGCGTTTGTTATAGACCGACGCTGCGCGACTCATGTCGCCCTTTGGGGCGGGCTCGACTTTGACCACTTCAGCACCCATCTCGGCCAACATGCGGGTGCATGTAGGGCCAGCTAAAGCACGAGTGAAATCAAGGACGCGTAAGCCTGTGAGTGCGTGATCCAAATTTTGCGACATGTTCCCTCCTTACCAGTAGTTATGGCCCGGCTGAAATGGTGCATGGGAGAAGCGGAGAAAAGGAGCAAAGAAACGACGGGATGGTCGCCGCTTCTCCCCGTCTCCGACTCTCCGATTCTCCGTTTCGTTTGCCCGATTTTCCTTGCTGCGGGCTTATATTTCCTTCTCAATCAGCACCCCAGCCTCACGTAATGTTTTCACTTCTTGTGATGACCGACCAAGGTAAGCAGTGAGCACTTCTTCATTGTGTTGACCGAGGGTAGCCGCTTCGAGTGGTAAATCTTTAGGAAAACGTGAAAACTTCAAGGGCATGCCTGGCATGTCAAAGTCGCCATGAAAACGATCATGGACCGTGCGGACGGTGCCACGGGCGCGGTGATGTGGATGTTTG
Encoded here:
- a CDS encoding CoA transferase; the encoded protein is MSQNLDHALTGLRVLDFTRALAGPTCTRMLAEMGAEVVKVEPAPKGDMSRAASVYNKRSLFYVQHNRGKKSLCVNLRDPRGMALVVELVRHVDVVVENFKPGVMADMGLSYERLRELKSDIILCSISAMGQTGPLAQKPGYDYIAQAYAGVTSMIGDEDEAPYIPLVGLGDVNTGVHGALAVLAALRHRDRTGRGQHLDVALLDVYYHFHEVNVHQVRASGGKVKPTRVGRHMTYLSPGGVFRATGGYVVIMSFFHHWPDLCRAMDRPDLIEDPLYSTDLARLERRDAVVKIIEDWLHTFPDVSSAVSHMEKFDVPVAPVLSVAETLDHPHLRARGTVRTIQDSAYGGDIDVPGFPLKFSEFPEELPLAAATLGQHNVEVLTQYLKRTPEEVKHLLAEGVLVERRR